One region of Psychrobacter sp. DAB_AL43B genomic DNA includes:
- a CDS encoding RelA/SpoT family protein gives MVKIREGLPLVDGQTTQADSATLAAQLVASQRSHQSANSYAQIPLDIKHQLSTHKLHTTFDRSAQYAYHSHDPNLKNEYLDNKLLNESSTLSEKELEAIDLDQINIDVPTWLDNVAKRIGQESVPNLSVACEFIRSHMNTSESERSGAYVTGIAMTDILTYLYQDEDALVAAMLYRSARKEIISLADIEKNFGADISTLVKDTLAMGKLSEIIESNKRLEDHFVNNQRDQLSNIYSMLISVTNDVRVVLIKLAERTFAMRELTFSNAERQNRVAREVMTIYAPLSHRLGIAQLKWELEDLAFRYLAPDRYKEIAKLLSEKRSERESYIQRVQDKLNESLAEASIEGEVSGRVKHIYSIYRKMKLKGLSFDQLYDIRALRVLVTNPSDCYHVLGLVHGLWRYIPEQFDDYITNPKSNGYRSLHTAVIAENKSLEVQIRTHEMHFEAELGMCAHVNYKEGLKNKKDNYLNQRISSLRQLLSINNETRNQPRSSLLTGEELEEIEFDDEEQLVDFDELERIYIFSRDGDITELPKGATVLDFAYYVHTQVGNRAQAARVNQRYVPLTYQLKTGEQVEIITKASREPNRDWLVASLGYIHTNRARSKLRQWFNKQDRDKNIEIGRHMLSKELERLSVHPNSIDLNDYIQHFHVNNTDDIVVGLVTGEIGLNQLTSHISRQLHLEPEKPEEDFSPNIDTRDSGQRDAYKIHIDGLDNIEINLAGCCHPVHGEPIAGYITLSRGVSVHNRGCPEYLRLIERDPEREIEAAWKVKSGRYQPVDIHVEAYDRRGLLRDLTQIIDKENVNIRQVETLSNDDNIAFLKFHIEVSGLAHLSKLLAKLEQQHGILHARRAVA, from the coding sequence ATGGTAAAAATTCGTGAAGGATTACCGCTGGTGGATGGACAGACCACGCAAGCTGACAGTGCCACCCTAGCGGCACAACTGGTCGCGAGTCAACGCTCTCATCAGTCTGCCAACAGTTATGCCCAAATTCCCCTCGATATCAAACATCAGCTGTCCACTCATAAACTACATACTACCTTTGATCGCTCCGCACAGTATGCTTATCATAGTCATGACCCGAACCTTAAAAACGAGTATTTAGACAATAAACTTCTCAATGAATCCTCGACGCTTTCAGAAAAAGAACTTGAAGCGATTGATTTGGATCAGATAAATATTGACGTACCTACTTGGCTAGACAATGTAGCTAAGCGTATCGGTCAAGAATCTGTACCCAATCTCAGTGTTGCCTGTGAGTTTATTCGCAGTCATATGAATACTAGTGAATCTGAGCGTTCAGGCGCTTACGTGACAGGTATTGCTATGACGGACATCTTGACTTACCTTTACCAAGATGAAGATGCCCTTGTTGCTGCTATGCTTTATCGCAGTGCGCGTAAGGAAATCATTAGCCTCGCTGATATTGAAAAAAACTTCGGTGCTGATATATCAACCTTAGTCAAAGATACCTTGGCGATGGGTAAGCTGTCTGAGATTATCGAGAGCAATAAGCGCCTAGAAGATCACTTTGTTAATAACCAGCGTGATCAGCTATCAAACATTTATAGCATGCTCATCTCCGTCACCAATGATGTGCGCGTGGTACTCATCAAGCTGGCTGAACGTACTTTTGCCATGCGTGAATTGACCTTTTCTAATGCAGAACGGCAAAATCGTGTCGCACGTGAGGTTATGACGATTTATGCCCCATTATCGCACCGCTTGGGTATCGCCCAGCTTAAATGGGAGCTTGAAGACTTAGCGTTTCGCTACCTTGCGCCAGATCGCTATAAAGAAATTGCCAAGCTATTATCGGAAAAACGTAGTGAACGTGAGTCCTATATTCAGCGCGTGCAAGACAAGCTAAATGAATCCTTGGCAGAAGCTAGTATTGAAGGTGAAGTTTCAGGACGCGTTAAGCACATCTACTCCATTTATCGAAAAATGAAGTTAAAAGGCTTATCATTTGATCAGCTTTATGACATTCGCGCCTTGCGGGTATTAGTCACCAACCCTTCAGATTGCTATCATGTTTTAGGACTGGTACATGGCTTGTGGCGTTATATCCCCGAACAATTCGATGATTATATTACCAATCCAAAGTCTAATGGTTATCGCTCATTGCATACGGCAGTGATTGCTGAAAATAAATCACTTGAAGTACAAATCCGTACTCATGAAATGCACTTTGAAGCCGAGCTTGGCATGTGTGCCCATGTCAATTACAAAGAAGGTCTCAAAAATAAGAAAGACAACTATCTCAATCAAAGGATCAGCTCATTACGCCAACTGCTCTCTATTAATAATGAAACGCGTAATCAGCCACGCTCGTCATTATTGACAGGCGAAGAGCTAGAAGAAATCGAGTTTGATGACGAAGAACAACTGGTTGATTTCGATGAGCTCGAACGTATTTATATCTTTAGTCGTGATGGTGATATTACTGAGCTACCAAAAGGCGCGACTGTGCTGGATTTTGCTTATTATGTGCACACGCAAGTTGGTAATCGTGCTCAAGCGGCGCGAGTCAATCAGCGCTATGTGCCGCTGACCTATCAGCTCAAGACTGGCGAACAGGTTGAGATCATTACCAAAGCGTCACGTGAGCCTAACCGTGATTGGCTGGTTGCTTCACTGGGCTACATTCATACCAACCGCGCACGCTCAAAACTGCGTCAGTGGTTTAATAAACAAGATCGCGATAAAAATATCGAGATTGGTCGGCATATGCTGAGTAAAGAGCTTGAGCGCTTATCGGTGCATCCTAATAGCATTGATTTAAATGACTATATCCAGCATTTTCATGTCAACAATACCGATGATATCGTCGTCGGTCTAGTAACAGGTGAGATTGGACTCAACCAACTCACCAGCCATATTTCTCGTCAGTTGCATCTAGAGCCTGAAAAACCTGAAGAAGATTTCTCACCTAATATCGATACAAGAGACTCAGGGCAACGTGATGCCTATAAAATTCATATCGATGGCTTGGACAATATCGAGATTAATTTGGCAGGCTGTTGCCATCCCGTACATGGTGAGCCGATCGCTGGTTATATTACGTTGTCGCGCGGTGTTAGCGTGCATAATCGGGGCTGCCCCGAGTATCTACGTCTGATTGAGCGTGACCCTGAGCGCGAAATCGAAGCGGCTTGGAAAGTTAAATCAGGTCGCTATCAGCCGGTAGATATTCATGTAGAGGCGTACGATAGGCGCGGACTTTTACGCGACTTGACCCAAATTATTGATAAAGAAAACGTCAATATTCGCCAAGTTGAAACGCTGAGTAATGATGACAATATTGCCTTTTTAAAATTTCATATTGAGGTTTCAGGATTGGCGCATTTATCAAAGCTACTTGCCAAGCTCGAACAGCAGCACGGCATCTTACATGCCCGTCGTGCCGTTGCTTGA
- the rlmD gene encoding 23S rRNA (uracil(1939)-C(5))-methyltransferase RlmD, whose translation MQPTDSNTSTAPDTTQQTNETQTITIPPNKKKSKPSSKTRRRLKDAEPLPFTVDGLSHDGRGVAVYGNGFGEAEGHITDKHGKKIFVSFALPGESALVKITNSRTSFEEGDAISITANPNPERAVPPCPHFGVCGGCNLQHWQPDAQINFKQSVLAEMLEHQAHVQPDNWLTPIVGDQLGYRTKARLGVRYVAKKETALVGFRERSSNFLAELNECHILDPRIGFEIENLKTLISTLESRDKIAQLELAMGEYLPELPDGDQPVALIVRNLAPLSEADIDKLKGFFAARNWQLYLQSKGVDSIQRIALTDADDLSEQFGRLYYQLPEYDLTFEFIPTDFTQVNLSVNRQMTKLACDLLDLKAGERVLDLFSGLGNFSLPLARLVGETGSVVGVEGSEAMTARAADNARRNGINNTEFYSQDLTQDCTDKPWANQGFDALLIDPPRSGAWEIMQYLPKFNAERIVYVSCNPATLARDTKALLEQGYRLTHAGVMDMFCHTGHVESIARFEKVSA comes from the coding sequence ATGCAACCCACCGATTCAAACACTTCTACAGCACCTGATACCACACAGCAAACTAACGAGACTCAGACCATTACTATCCCGCCTAATAAGAAAAAATCTAAGCCATCATCGAAGACACGCCGTCGTCTAAAAGATGCTGAGCCACTACCCTTTACTGTTGATGGCTTATCGCATGATGGTCGCGGCGTTGCCGTATACGGTAATGGCTTTGGAGAAGCCGAAGGACACATCACAGATAAGCATGGCAAAAAAATCTTTGTCAGCTTTGCATTACCGGGTGAAAGCGCCTTGGTCAAAATCACTAATAGTCGTACCAGCTTTGAAGAAGGCGATGCCATTAGCATCACTGCCAACCCAAATCCTGAACGCGCTGTACCGCCCTGCCCACACTTTGGGGTTTGTGGTGGTTGTAACTTACAGCATTGGCAACCGGATGCGCAGATTAATTTTAAGCAGTCTGTCCTTGCTGAAATGTTAGAACACCAAGCCCACGTTCAGCCTGATAATTGGCTAACACCCATAGTCGGAGATCAACTCGGCTATCGTACCAAGGCGCGACTTGGCGTACGTTATGTTGCCAAAAAAGAAACCGCGCTGGTAGGCTTTCGTGAGCGCTCAAGTAACTTCTTGGCTGAGTTAAATGAGTGTCATATCTTAGATCCGCGTATTGGCTTTGAGATTGAAAACTTAAAAACCCTTATCAGCACCTTAGAAAGCCGTGACAAGATTGCCCAGCTTGAATTGGCTATGGGTGAGTATTTGCCAGAGCTACCTGATGGTGATCAACCAGTGGCACTGATTGTGCGCAACCTAGCGCCATTATCAGAAGCTGATATAGATAAACTAAAAGGCTTCTTTGCTGCTCGCAATTGGCAGTTATATTTGCAATCAAAAGGTGTCGATAGCATTCAACGTATTGCCTTGACGGATGCTGATGATTTAAGTGAACAATTTGGACGCTTATATTATCAATTACCCGAATATGACCTTACTTTTGAATTTATCCCGACAGATTTTACCCAAGTCAACCTATCCGTAAATCGTCAGATGACCAAACTTGCTTGTGATTTGTTGGATTTAAAAGCAGGTGAGCGGGTGCTGGATTTATTTAGCGGCTTGGGTAATTTTAGCTTACCACTTGCGCGTTTGGTTGGTGAAACTGGCTCAGTTGTTGGTGTTGAAGGTAGTGAAGCTATGACTGCTCGCGCCGCTGATAATGCGCGTCGCAATGGCATTAATAATACTGAATTTTATAGCCAAGACTTAACTCAGGACTGTACGGATAAACCTTGGGCCAATCAAGGATTTGATGCGCTGCTTATTGATCCACCACGTTCTGGCGCATGGGAAATCATGCAGTATTTGCCAAAGTTTAATGCAGAGCGTATTGTCTATGTTTCATGTAACCCTGCTACCCTCGCTCGTGATACTAAAGCTTTGCTAGAACAAGGCTATCGTTTGACTCATGCTGGCGTGATGGATATGTTTTGCCATACCGGTCATGTTGAGTCAATCGCTCGCTTTGAGAAAGTGTCAGCTTAG
- a CDS encoding 3'-5' exonuclease: MSQAFSSNPILVFDIETVADTDAARRIYPQLAELNDADALSALTAIRIQEAGHDFMRLPLQRIVCISALYIKDGTFSLFSLTADKFSEKEILAKFFRAFSDLEKLPKLISWNGSGFDIPVLIYRAMQYDLSAPWLFEEGERIKNMRFDNYVNRFHTRHLDLMDRFSQYGASRREAMDVVASLYGLPGKTDVDGSMVGDLVSNNDWQTLSIYCESDVMNTWLIYLRWLRLTGQLSLPDFDAWQQQSHDYLAKFTQADGSPRHQEFIADWSSAPKL; this comes from the coding sequence ATGTCACAAGCCTTCTCGTCCAATCCTATACTGGTCTTTGATATTGAGACCGTCGCGGATACCGATGCTGCCCGCCGTATTTATCCGCAATTGGCTGAGCTAAACGATGCGGACGCATTGAGCGCATTAACGGCTATTCGAATACAAGAAGCGGGACACGACTTTATGCGTTTGCCGTTGCAGCGCATTGTCTGTATTTCTGCGCTCTATATTAAAGACGGTACGTTTTCTTTATTTTCTTTAACCGCAGATAAGTTTAGTGAAAAGGAAATTCTTGCCAAGTTTTTTCGGGCGTTTAGTGATCTTGAAAAACTGCCTAAACTGATTAGCTGGAATGGTTCGGGCTTTGATATTCCGGTGCTGATATATCGTGCTATGCAATATGATTTGTCAGCGCCATGGTTATTTGAAGAAGGCGAGCGCATCAAAAACATGCGTTTTGATAATTATGTGAATCGCTTTCACACGCGCCACCTTGATTTGATGGACAGATTTAGCCAATACGGTGCCAGCCGCCGTGAGGCCATGGATGTCGTCGCAAGCTTATACGGCTTGCCTGGTAAGACGGATGTCGATGGCAGCATGGTTGGCGACCTCGTCAGCAATAATGACTGGCAGACGCTATCGATATATTGTGAGTCTGATGTGATGAATACCTGGTTGATATATTTGCGCTGGCTGCGTCTAACCGGACAACTATCCTTACCCGATTTCGATGCTTGGCAGCAGCAAAGCCATGACTATTTAGCCAAATTTACCCAAGCGGACGGCAGTCCACGTCACCAAGAATTTATTGCTGATTGGTCATCTGCGCCCAAATTATAG
- the cysM gene encoding cysteine synthase CysM, producing the protein MSATAKSNANFITQITKLADCVGQTPLVKLQRLPEQEQIANGAVLLAKLEGNNPAGSVKDRPAFNMIYQAEQRGDIKPGDMLIEATSGNTGIALAMVAAMRGYPITLFMPTNSTQERKDAMIAYGATLIEVDDGIEAARDLALQMQTEGKGIVLDQFNNPDNKQAHYLTTGPELWTQTDGKITHFISSMGTTGTITGVAQYLKEQNPAVKIIGLQPDEEASIAGIRRWPAAYMPGIFEADLVDDIMDIDQRVAEVYMRKLAKTEGIFAGVSSGAAAWAAIQVAKENPDAVIAFIVCDRGDRYLSTGLYNVDDSIENADNAAL; encoded by the coding sequence ATGTCCGCTACGGCCAAGTCAAACGCCAACTTTATTACTCAAATCACTAAGCTTGCTGATTGTGTCGGTCAAACGCCATTGGTCAAATTGCAGCGTTTGCCTGAGCAAGAGCAGATTGCCAATGGTGCGGTATTGCTAGCCAAGCTCGAAGGTAACAATCCTGCCGGTTCTGTAAAAGACCGTCCTGCATTTAACATGATTTATCAAGCTGAGCAGCGTGGTGATATAAAGCCTGGTGATATGTTGATTGAAGCGACCAGCGGCAATACCGGCATTGCTTTAGCCATGGTCGCGGCGATGCGTGGCTATCCGATTACTTTATTTATGCCGACCAACTCAACCCAAGAACGTAAAGACGCCATGATTGCTTATGGTGCCACGTTAATCGAAGTGGATGACGGTATAGAAGCGGCGCGCGATTTGGCATTACAGATGCAGACTGAGGGTAAAGGCATTGTGCTAGATCAATTTAATAACCCTGATAATAAACAGGCGCATTATCTGACCACAGGTCCTGAACTATGGACACAAACTGACGGTAAAATCACTCACTTTATCAGCTCTATGGGTACCACTGGCACCATCACCGGTGTCGCACAATATCTAAAAGAGCAAAATCCTGCGGTGAAAATTATCGGTTTACAGCCTGATGAAGAAGCATCTATCGCTGGTATTCGCCGTTGGCCTGCCGCTTATATGCCGGGTATTTTTGAAGCGGACTTGGTTGATGACATCATGGATATTGATCAACGCGTCGCTGAAGTTTATATGCGTAAGCTTGCCAAAACCGAAGGGATTTTTGCTGGGGTATCTTCAGGTGCAGCTGCATGGGCCGCCATACAAGTAGCGAAAGAGAACCCTGACGCTGTCATAGCCTTTATTGTCTGTGATCGCGGTGATCGTTATTTGTCCACTGGACTATATAATGTCGATGACAGCATAGAAAATGCTGACAACGCAGCTCTATAA
- a CDS encoding ATP-binding protein has protein sequence MAYKKRFDTSSAYGQLIILVFLPICLLAAVGGILVFHETMRASDSEQEVLAEAVLIRYTPTIVELIPELLEQEREKAESERGNSNTDSTSPAAMAALKSIQDRLGRLQSEQHVQRIAIINQNNQVLATVGYGTDEAWPEIDPSERFLSQKPTPIGTAYGSVLDEFDGQQLWLLIDMDNEPLYIARYRIAMALVITGLFTILILLLSLNIYSKRWIAPIYELRLQLQRTHVDNLYQPIPVESNGELNLLQQDLVRTLRRLHGSFQELKDHAEQTEDDLRLAFDEMEMQNISIRNARDAAISTSQAKSAFLANISHELRTPLNSIDGFINLLARHGELNPEQDLYVQTIRKSSAHLLALVNDVLDFSKIEAGKLVLDRHEFDLYETIYDVVDMLSPVSAEKGLRMAVLFYNDVPMRINGDALRLKQVLTNIVGNAIKFTDSGDVVVRVSLDDHQDNYLMISVQDSGKGISLSDQKMLFQSFSQGDPSITRQYGGTGLGLVISKQLTRLMGGDIGFYDNVQENISNQGATFWFRMPAHVDVLEAATGQTIELPVLAPLASATDEFNVLIWINHTASIQVLKASLQHLPIKLTQANSLPGVLESLKEQGNYWDWVIVDDDTQDDMMALLKQIRLHYQGKLAVFGYQVAADQALLNRYHANILYEPLDKRQLYAMLDTQKRSAPTGIPEPRWKGVTVLAVDDHLPNLLVLDALLSELGIHVITVSSGFDAIELISKQQTKNIKTAKTEKQSLSKKTQISKAETRDDVNKTAAGSLHLEDVTIEEKGAVQHKDSIDLIFMDIQMPRMSGHEAARQIRNIEAADSHIPIIALTAHGLADERDKLIASGINDYVGKPISQPQLLQVLQKWLGRTASPSPLTAVNENIPKNNGEQSSNLQALESKTNHSQNAGLQSTDSKGTDLQNAMTQPSSAAYSDATTPIYQMIKRNEANSDNAAKIRSRQKITRPLSLKKIRDDYLRDSQPREDYRRETLRENQPRYENLRYQEQGQAPLKTHAFQTVDSIKDEVLENTGLNARVFDSLDILNWQDALTRSANKPDLAAKLIIMMLDTINDEKQALTQAWETRNRSMLGQIAHRILGGSRYTGVPQLRQASQDLEDKCLLNIQHTTPAQFAMLEPYYEALLLALNNLQTLDLSSYPQLNYHRLSENDMTWKMI, from the coding sequence ATGGCTTACAAAAAGCGTTTTGATACCAGTAGTGCCTATGGTCAGCTGATTATATTGGTGTTTTTGCCAATTTGTTTACTGGCGGCAGTAGGTGGTATTTTGGTGTTTCATGAAACCATGCGAGCCAGTGATTCAGAGCAAGAAGTATTGGCCGAGGCGGTACTCATCCGTTATACACCAACGATTGTGGAGCTTATTCCGGAACTATTGGAGCAAGAGCGTGAAAAGGCAGAATCGGAGAGAGGCAACAGTAATACAGATAGTACTTCGCCAGCCGCGATGGCGGCGCTAAAAAGTATTCAAGATAGGTTAGGGCGCTTGCAGTCGGAGCAGCATGTGCAGCGTATCGCCATTATTAATCAGAATAATCAAGTACTGGCAACGGTGGGTTATGGTACTGATGAGGCGTGGCCAGAGATAGACCCATCAGAGCGTTTTTTATCACAAAAACCAACGCCCATCGGTACCGCTTACGGCAGCGTATTGGACGAGTTTGACGGTCAGCAGTTGTGGTTATTGATTGATATGGATAATGAGCCGCTTTATATCGCCCGCTATCGTATCGCGATGGCATTGGTAATTACTGGCTTATTCACTATTTTAATCTTGCTGCTGAGCTTGAATATCTATTCAAAACGTTGGATAGCGCCAATCTATGAGCTACGTTTGCAGCTGCAACGTACCCATGTCGACAATCTATACCAACCCATTCCGGTTGAATCGAATGGTGAGCTGAATTTGTTACAACAAGATTTGGTTAGAACATTACGCCGTTTACATGGGAGCTTTCAAGAGCTTAAAGACCATGCGGAGCAAACGGAAGATGATTTACGTTTGGCTTTTGATGAAATGGAAATGCAAAACATCTCTATTCGCAATGCGCGTGATGCGGCAATCTCAACCAGCCAAGCCAAATCGGCATTTTTAGCCAATATTAGCCATGAACTGCGTACGCCATTGAATAGTATTGATGGTTTTATTAATTTGCTTGCGCGTCACGGTGAGCTCAATCCTGAACAAGACTTGTATGTACAAACCATACGCAAATCGTCCGCACACTTACTGGCGTTAGTGAATGATGTGTTGGATTTTTCCAAGATTGAAGCAGGTAAATTGGTACTTGATCGTCATGAATTTGATCTTTATGAAACCATCTATGATGTGGTCGATATGCTGTCACCGGTATCTGCAGAAAAAGGTCTGCGCATGGCGGTACTGTTTTATAACGATGTACCGATGCGTATCAATGGTGATGCCTTACGACTCAAGCAAGTACTGACCAATATCGTCGGTAATGCGATTAAATTCACTGACAGTGGTGATGTGGTGGTGCGCGTCAGCTTAGATGACCATCAGGACAATTATTTGATGATTAGCGTGCAAGATAGTGGCAAAGGTATTTCACTGTCTGATCAAAAGATGCTTTTTCAAAGCTTTAGCCAAGGAGATCCTTCAATCACGCGCCAATATGGTGGGACAGGATTGGGTCTGGTCATCTCCAAGCAATTGACACGACTGATGGGCGGCGATATTGGTTTTTATGATAATGTGCAAGAAAATATCTCTAATCAAGGGGCGACGTTTTGGTTTCGCATGCCAGCGCATGTCGATGTGTTAGAGGCTGCTACTGGTCAAACCATTGAGCTACCGGTTCTAGCACCACTGGCGAGCGCGACCGATGAGTTTAATGTCTTAATCTGGATCAATCATACTGCCTCTATACAAGTACTCAAAGCCAGCTTGCAGCACTTGCCGATTAAACTGACCCAAGCAAACTCATTGCCGGGCGTGCTTGAGTCGCTAAAAGAGCAGGGAAATTATTGGGATTGGGTTATCGTTGATGATGACACCCAAGACGATATGATGGCGCTGCTTAAACAAATTCGCCTGCATTATCAAGGTAAGCTTGCGGTATTTGGTTATCAAGTTGCCGCTGACCAAGCACTGCTCAATCGCTACCATGCCAATATATTGTATGAACCATTAGATAAAAGACAGCTATATGCCATGCTTGATACGCAAAAGCGTAGCGCACCGACAGGTATCCCAGAACCACGTTGGAAAGGCGTTACCGTATTGGCAGTTGATGATCATTTGCCAAACCTACTGGTGCTAGATGCCCTGCTGAGTGAGCTTGGCATTCATGTAATCACAGTGAGTAGTGGTTTTGACGCGATAGAACTTATTAGCAAGCAGCAAACCAAGAATATTAAAACCGCCAAAACTGAAAAACAAAGTCTGTCGAAAAAGACCCAGATATCTAAAGCTGAAACGCGCGATGATGTTAATAAAACAGCGGCTGGCTCGCTACATCTTGAAGACGTCACTATAGAGGAGAAAGGCGCTGTGCAGCATAAAGACAGTATTGATCTTATCTTTATGGATATTCAAATGCCGCGTATGTCAGGACACGAAGCGGCGCGGCAAATTCGCAATATTGAAGCGGCTGACAGCCATATTCCTATTATTGCATTGACCGCACATGGACTAGCTGATGAGCGTGATAAATTAATCGCCAGTGGCATTAATGACTATGTGGGTAAGCCTATTAGTCAGCCACAGTTGCTACAAGTGCTGCAAAAATGGCTTGGGCGCACTGCATCGCCTTCACCATTAACGGCAGTAAACGAAAATATTCCAAAAAATAACGGTGAACAAAGCAGTAATTTACAAGCTTTGGAATCGAAAACCAACCATTCTCAAAATGCTGGTTTACAGAGTACTGATTCCAAAGGTACTGATTTGCAAAATGCGATGACGCAACCTTCTTCAGCTGCATATTCAGACGCTACAACGCCTATTTATCAAATGATTAAAAGGAATGAGGCAAATAGTGATAATGCTGCCAAGATACGCAGTCGGCAAAAGATTACTCGCCCTTTATCACTGAAGAAAATTCGTGATGACTATTTGCGTGACAGTCAGCCGCGTGAGGATTATAGGCGTGAAACCTTGCGTGAAAATCAGCCACGCTATGAAAATCTGCGCTATCAAGAGCAGGGGCAAGCACCATTGAAGACGCACGCTTTCCAAACGGTCGACAGTATTAAAGATGAAGTATTAGAAAATACAGGCTTAAACGCACGCGTGTTTGATAGCTTGGATATTCTAAACTGGCAAGATGCACTGACTCGCTCAGCCAATAAACCGGATCTCGCTGCCAAGCTGATTATTATGATGCTCGATACCATTAATGATGAAAAGCAGGCATTGACGCAAGCATGGGAAACGCGCAATCGTAGTATGCTTGGGCAAATTGCTCACCGTATATTGGGCGGCAGTCGTTATACTGGAGTGCCGCAGTTACGCCAAGCCAGCCAAGATCTAGAGGATAAGTGCTTACTAAACATCCAACATACCACGCCTGCGCAGTTTGCGATGCTTGAGCCTTATTATGAGGCCTTGTTATTAGCGTTAAATAATTTGCAAACGCTTGATTTGTCCTCTTATCCGCAGCTGAACTATCATCGTCTGAGCGAAAATGACATGACTTGGAAAATGATTTAA
- a CDS encoding crotonase/enoyl-CoA hydratase family protein, with the protein MHTIATYQYETLQVSATDNILTVTINRPEKKNAMSFKVVNELIAVAGRISKDKTIRAVILNGAEGTFCAGIDLGDLNHPKNQAFALWELVKPWQSLFQRVCLVWRDVPVPVIAVLEGYCIGAGLQLALACDVRISHPDCKLSIMEAKWGLVPDMGLTQSGFGVVRADVLKELAMSARTIDAEQGKALGLVSHCSETPLEQAQQLAAEFAERSPDAVLASKRVVNAMFQQSATTLYKEKVWQLKMMFGRNRKLALRKAKQASTVFSKRQFR; encoded by the coding sequence ATGCATACTATCGCCACCTATCAGTATGAAACATTACAAGTCAGCGCGACCGACAATATATTAACCGTGACCATCAATCGACCAGAGAAAAAAAATGCCATGAGCTTTAAGGTGGTCAATGAGTTGATTGCGGTAGCAGGCCGCATCAGTAAAGACAAAACGATACGTGCGGTTATTCTTAATGGTGCAGAGGGGACATTTTGTGCCGGTATTGATTTAGGCGATTTAAACCACCCAAAAAATCAAGCATTTGCTCTATGGGAGCTTGTCAAGCCTTGGCAGAGTCTATTCCAGCGCGTTTGCTTGGTTTGGCGTGATGTTCCAGTGCCAGTCATTGCCGTATTAGAAGGATATTGCATTGGTGCAGGCTTACAACTGGCGCTGGCTTGTGATGTACGTATTAGCCATCCTGATTGTAAATTGTCTATTATGGAGGCCAAATGGGGTTTAGTGCCTGATATGGGCTTGACGCAATCTGGCTTTGGCGTGGTACGAGCTGACGTCTTAAAAGAGCTGGCAATGAGTGCGCGTACTATCGATGCAGAGCAGGGTAAAGCGTTGGGGCTAGTCAGTCATTGTAGCGAGACGCCGTTAGAGCAGGCACAACAGCTCGCTGCTGAGTTTGCTGAACGTTCTCCAGATGCGGTGCTGGCAAGTAAGCGTGTCGTCAATGCCATGTTCCAGCAGTCAGCGACGACATTATATAAAGAAAAAGTATGGCAATTAAAAATGATGTTTGGTCGTAACCGTAAGCTTGCGCTTAGAAAAGCGAAGCAAGCCAGCACCGTATTTAGCAAACGCCAATTCCGTTAG